Proteins encoded within one genomic window of Thermus oshimai DSM 12092:
- a CDS encoding phospholipase D-like domain-containing protein — translation MKRALALLLALLGLALAAPRLVVEPEDGLAPLLGLIGEAREEILVKMYLWTPSRMDLVEALGQAAARGVKVRVLLEREPSGGRVDLSVYQALKDRGVEVRLTQPFRFVFVHEKSLVVDGKKAWVGTMNFTGSSFSANREYALILDDPESVREIRRVFQADWNGERLDLSRARLVWAPSRTLGGVREGNAREVLLGMIGGAKRELFLEHQAMADREVIEALKAALKRGVRVRLLGSPQEEGDTYFLAGALELQAAGAEVRFLPSPYVHAKVLVRDREEALVGSLNLSANSLNANRELAVRLGRGEALERLLKVMEGDWAKALPQNPFALPPLEGVIPWTEAPRHYGRIATVEGVIRRVEDRGTVAFLHFGEGESDLRLVVFPRSYGLFAQPFPQSYLGKTVRARGRIVIYAGYYEIVLDDPNQLEVVDGSP, via the coding sequence ATGAAGCGCGCCCTTGCCCTTCTTCTCGCCCTTTTGGGCCTGGCCCTGGCCGCACCCCGGCTGGTGGTGGAGCCCGAGGACGGGCTTGCCCCCCTCCTTGGGCTCATCGGGGAGGCCCGGGAGGAGATCCTGGTGAAGATGTACCTCTGGACCCCAAGCCGCATGGACCTGGTGGAAGCCTTAGGCCAGGCGGCGGCCCGGGGGGTCAAGGTGCGGGTCCTCCTGGAGCGGGAGCCCTCCGGGGGCCGGGTGGACCTCTCCGTCTACCAGGCCCTAAAGGACCGGGGGGTGGAGGTGAGGCTCACCCAACCCTTCCGCTTCGTCTTCGTCCACGAAAAAAGCCTGGTGGTGGACGGGAAGAAGGCCTGGGTGGGCACCATGAACTTCACCGGCAGTTCCTTCAGCGCCAACCGGGAGTACGCCCTCATCCTGGACGATCCGGAAAGCGTGCGGGAGATCCGCCGGGTCTTCCAGGCGGACTGGAATGGGGAACGGCTGGACCTGAGCCGCGCCCGCCTGGTCTGGGCCCCAAGCCGCACCCTGGGGGGCGTGCGGGAGGGAAACGCCCGGGAGGTCCTCCTGGGGATGATCGGGGGGGCCAAGCGGGAACTGTTCCTGGAGCACCAGGCCATGGCCGACCGGGAGGTGATCGAGGCCCTGAAGGCCGCCCTGAAGCGGGGGGTGAGGGTGCGCCTCCTGGGTAGCCCCCAGGAGGAGGGGGACACCTACTTCCTGGCGGGGGCCCTGGAGCTCCAGGCGGCAGGGGCCGAGGTACGCTTCCTCCCCTCCCCCTACGTGCACGCCAAGGTCCTGGTGCGGGACCGGGAGGAGGCCCTAGTGGGGAGCCTCAACCTGAGCGCCAACAGCCTGAACGCCAACCGGGAGCTTGCCGTGCGGCTTGGGCGGGGGGAGGCCCTGGAGAGGCTCCTCAAGGTCATGGAGGGGGACTGGGCCAAGGCCCTCCCCCAAAACCCCTTCGCCCTGCCCCCTCTGGAAGGGGTCATCCCCTGGACGGAGGCCCCCAGGCACTACGGCCGCATCGCCACGGTGGAAGGGGTCATCCGGCGGGTGGAGGACCGGGGCACGGTGGCCTTCCTCCACTTCGGGGAGGGGGAAAGCGACCTAAGGCTCGTGGTCTTCCCCCGGAGCTACGGCCTCTTCGCCCAGCCCTTCCCCCAAAGCTACCTGGGTAAGACCGTGCGGGCCCGGGGGCGGATCGTGATCTACGCCGGGTATTACGAGATCGTCCTGGACGACCCCAACCAGCTGGAGGTGGTGGATGGAAGCCCTTGA
- a CDS encoding TatD family hydrolase produces MTDTHAHLDFLEPEELKEAQAHLPELRAVLTLGVDPARWERTLALAQGNVYAAVGLHPTSAHLLSPEVEEALRHYARHPRVRAIGETGLDYYWTPETGPAQYRALDFQAALAEALGLPLVLHVRSRDGKAEEDLSEWLLQNRPKKAVLHAFSGHPALERAGLETGAYFSFAGPLTYKKNGALREAARRLPREKLLVETDTPFLPPEPFRGQRNRPHYVRHTLFRLAESLGVSFEEAEALTDRNAEGLFRWSL; encoded by the coding sequence GTGACCGACACCCACGCCCACCTGGACTTCCTGGAACCCGAGGAGCTTAAGGAGGCCCAGGCCCATCTCCCGGAGCTCAGGGCCGTCCTCACCCTGGGGGTGGACCCCGCCCGCTGGGAACGGACCTTAGCCCTGGCCCAGGGCAACGTCTACGCCGCGGTGGGCCTCCACCCCACCTCCGCCCACCTCCTCTCCCCGGAGGTGGAGGAGGCCCTGAGGCACTACGCCCGCCACCCGCGGGTGCGGGCCATCGGGGAAACGGGCCTGGACTACTACTGGACCCCCGAGACCGGGCCCGCCCAGTACCGGGCCCTGGACTTCCAGGCGGCCCTGGCGGAAGCGCTCGGCCTTCCCCTGGTCCTCCACGTGCGGAGCAGGGACGGAAAGGCGGAGGAAGACCTCTCGGAGTGGCTCCTCCAAAACCGGCCCAAGAAGGCGGTGCTCCACGCCTTCTCCGGGCACCCCGCCTTGGAGAGGGCCGGCCTCGAGACGGGGGCTTACTTCAGCTTCGCCGGCCCCCTCACCTACAAGAAGAACGGGGCCCTCCGGGAGGCGGCGAGGAGGCTCCCCCGGGAAAAGCTCCTGGTGGAAACGGACACCCCCTTCCTCCCCCCGGAGCCTTTTCGGGGCCAAAGGAACCGCCCCCACTACGTGCGCCACACCCTCTTTCGCCTGGCGGAAAGCCTTGGGGTAAGCTTTGAGGAGGCGGAGGCCCTCACGGACAGGAACGCCGAGGGGCTTTTCCGGTGGTCCCTATGA
- a CDS encoding lipocalin family protein, whose amino-acid sequence MRRVLWALLLLSACAPTLLRVDPLRLPDPADWDPKPAPLEWWYASGWVGPYAFHFAFFKAFPPPGYRIFGLPGELFGPFHAVHLALTDLRTGKRGFLEASDFLGPKGEARPGPSLELEGYRFFREGEGFRLQAPLLDLRFLPGKPPVVHPPGYSGTEATGRMYYQSYTRVPALGRVGEEAVAGEAWLDHQWGEQLSGVSATWDWFGLHLSDGSELMAYRVKDREGRVVQVLGSRIDPLGRAEALELTLEPLSLWTSPSGRSYPLEWRLRGPGLDLQLKALFPEGEILSRTTRVAYWEGPVAGEGTLLGYRVRAQGMGEFVAGAWQP is encoded by the coding sequence ATGCGGCGCGTTCTTTGGGCCCTCCTTCTCCTTTCGGCCTGCGCGCCCACCCTCCTCCGGGTGGACCCCCTCCGCCTCCCCGACCCCGCGGACTGGGACCCCAAGCCCGCCCCCCTGGAGTGGTGGTACGCCTCGGGGTGGGTGGGGCCCTACGCCTTCCACTTCGCCTTCTTCAAGGCTTTCCCCCCGCCCGGCTACCGGATCTTCGGCCTGCCGGGGGAGCTTTTCGGCCCCTTCCACGCCGTCCACCTGGCCCTCACGGACCTGAGGACGGGAAAGAGGGGGTTCCTCGAGGCCTCCGACTTCCTGGGCCCTAAGGGCGAGGCCCGTCCGGGGCCCAGCCTGGAGCTCGAGGGGTACCGCTTCTTTCGGGAAGGGGAGGGGTTCCGCCTCCAGGCCCCCCTTCTGGACCTTCGCTTTCTCCCCGGCAAACCCCCGGTGGTCCACCCCCCCGGTTACTCCGGTACGGAGGCCACGGGGCGGATGTACTACCAGTCCTACACCCGCGTCCCCGCCTTGGGGCGGGTGGGGGAGGAGGCCGTGGCGGGGGAGGCCTGGCTGGACCACCAGTGGGGGGAACAGCTTTCCGGGGTCTCCGCCACCTGGGACTGGTTCGGCCTGCACCTTTCCGACGGTTCCGAGCTCATGGCCTACCGGGTGAAGGACCGGGAGGGGCGGGTGGTGCAGGTGTTGGGGAGCCGGATAGACCCCCTGGGCCGGGCGGAGGCCCTGGAGCTCACCCTGGAGCCCCTTTCCCTCTGGACCTCACCCTCCGGCCGGAGCTACCCCTTGGAGTGGCGGCTTCGGGGGCCGGGGCTGGACCTCCAGTTGAAGGCCCTTTTCCCCGAGGGGGAGATCCTCTCCCGCACCACCCGGGTGGCCTACTGGGAGGGGCCGGTGGCCGGGGAGGGCACCCTCCTCGGCTACCGGGTCCGGGCCCAGGGGATGGGGGAGTTCGTGGCCGGGGCTTGGCAGCCCTAG
- a CDS encoding flavodoxin family protein — translation MGLRVLGVNASARTDGFTAELLEKVLEAARNLGAHTERLDLVKHPFPFCVGNYSLDPAACGPETCVQGPWDGFGRIAERILNADAVVFATPVYWFSVSAQMKALLERMTSMENQGLLNLGKPMALLAVAEEEGAAQALSQMLLPLAYMGFVLAPLGLVYAHRRGLRRLEDNPELLEDARIAGENLVRLAEGLKGVPFREPLPSHLYRTPPKVAAD, via the coding sequence ATGGGCTTACGCGTCCTAGGCGTCAACGCCTCGGCCAGAACGGACGGGTTTACCGCGGAGCTTTTGGAAAAGGTTTTGGAAGCCGCCCGGAACCTGGGGGCGCACACGGAGCGGTTGGATCTGGTGAAGCACCCTTTTCCCTTTTGCGTGGGGAACTATTCCCTGGATCCCGCGGCCTGCGGCCCCGAAACCTGCGTCCAGGGGCCCTGGGACGGGTTTGGCCGCATCGCGGAGCGCATTCTGAACGCGGACGCGGTGGTCTTCGCCACCCCCGTCTACTGGTTCAGCGTCTCCGCCCAGATGAAGGCCCTGCTGGAGCGGATGACCTCCATGGAGAACCAGGGCCTCCTCAACCTGGGCAAGCCCATGGCCCTCCTGGCCGTGGCCGAGGAGGAGGGGGCGGCCCAGGCCCTTTCCCAGATGCTCCTGCCCTTGGCCTACATGGGCTTTGTCCTGGCCCCCTTGGGCCTGGTCTACGCCCACCGGCGGGGGCTTAGGCGGCTGGAGGACAACCCCGAGCTCCTGGAGGACGCCCGCATCGCCGGGGAAAACCTGGTGCGCCTGGCGGAGGGGCTTAAAGGGGTTCCCTTCCGCGAGCCTTTGCCCAGCCACCTCTACCGCACGCCCCCCAAGGTGGCCGCGGATTAG
- the tsaB gene encoding tRNA (adenosine(37)-N6)-threonylcarbamoyltransferase complex dimerization subunit type 1 TsaB: MGGVWTLALDTATPYLALGLFRDGEGLGRVVRVERRHEEHLFSLLDELLKEVGARKEEIGTLVLGEGPGSYTGLRIALAAGEGVALGLSARVYGVSSLLAACWPFLEEGGPPLTPLFTARNRLYYGATYAKREGKPVELHPPARWKAEELPQEGLLLDAPPDPRALYELLPFAHPGLNPLYL; encoded by the coding sequence ATGGGGGGCGTGTGGACCCTGGCCCTGGACACCGCCACCCCCTACCTGGCCCTGGGCCTCTTCCGGGACGGGGAGGGCCTGGGCCGGGTGGTGCGGGTGGAACGGCGCCACGAGGAGCACCTCTTCTCCCTCCTGGATGAGCTCCTAAAGGAGGTGGGGGCGCGGAAGGAGGAGATCGGCACCCTGGTCCTGGGGGAAGGTCCCGGCTCCTACACCGGGCTCCGCATCGCCCTAGCCGCAGGGGAAGGGGTGGCCCTGGGCCTCTCCGCCCGGGTCTATGGGGTGTCCAGCCTCCTCGCCGCCTGCTGGCCCTTTCTGGAGGAGGGAGGCCCCCCCCTTACCCCCCTCTTCACCGCCCGGAACCGGCTCTACTACGGGGCCACCTACGCCAAGCGGGAGGGAAAGCCGGTGGAGCTCCACCCCCCTGCCCGCTGGAAGGCGGAAGAACTCCCCCAAGAAGGCCTCCTCCTGGACGCCCCCCCTGACCCCCGGGCCCTCTACGAGCTCCTCCCCTTCGCCCACCCGGGGCTCAACCCCCTGTACCTCTAA
- a CDS encoding carbohydrate ABC transporter permease — protein MRPYPFPLALGLGVLLALAAYARALGFFPPGGVYLALLLYGLLALWGLRYGAVYGLLLLGLLAWVWPWAPVLAVLLLFLLEARRLPEKAQGAFYGWLFVWPFLALLLIWQVFPTLYAFYLSLFEKVNFLRRAEFAGLENYAILLRDPLFWRALGNTFWYVLFTVPTGLLLATGVAILLNLRLAFQGLYRTLFFLPYITALTAAAAVWRWIYHPEFGFLNWLLGTPGLDWLNTPKGVFALLLEPLGLKVQGFLAGPSLAFLAVMVMSVWHFLGYQVVILLAGLQSIPKEYYEAAELDGASFWQKQRYITWPLLSPTLFFLFTLGLIGAFQVFTQVYVLTPTGGVLQDTLTVAFYLYNKGFRDADFSYASAIATLTFLIILALTLLQRRVLERRVHYEA, from the coding sequence ATGCGGCCCTACCCCTTTCCCCTAGCCTTAGGGCTTGGCGTGCTCCTGGCCCTGGCGGCCTACGCCAGGGCCCTTGGCTTCTTCCCTCCCGGGGGGGTTTACCTGGCCCTCCTCCTCTACGGGCTTCTCGCCCTTTGGGGGCTCCGGTATGGGGCGGTGTACGGCCTTCTCCTCCTGGGGCTTTTAGCCTGGGTCTGGCCCTGGGCGCCGGTGCTGGCGGTCCTTCTCCTTTTCCTCCTCGAGGCCCGCCGCCTTCCCGAGAAGGCCCAGGGGGCCTTTTACGGCTGGCTTTTCGTCTGGCCCTTTCTCGCCCTCCTCCTCATCTGGCAGGTCTTTCCTACCCTGTACGCCTTCTACCTAAGCCTCTTCGAGAAGGTGAACTTCCTGCGCCGGGCAGAGTTTGCGGGCTTGGAGAACTACGCCATCCTCCTCCGGGACCCCCTCTTTTGGCGGGCGTTGGGCAACACCTTCTGGTACGTGCTCTTTACCGTGCCCACGGGGCTTCTCCTGGCCACGGGGGTGGCCATCCTCCTGAACCTGCGCCTGGCCTTCCAGGGCCTTTACCGGACGCTTTTCTTCCTGCCCTACATCACCGCCCTCACCGCGGCGGCCGCGGTGTGGCGGTGGATCTACCACCCGGAGTTCGGCTTTCTGAACTGGCTCCTGGGCACCCCGGGGCTGGACTGGCTCAACACCCCCAAGGGGGTCTTTGCCCTCCTCCTGGAGCCTTTGGGCCTCAAGGTCCAGGGGTTTCTGGCCGGGCCCAGCCTGGCCTTTTTGGCGGTGATGGTCATGAGCGTGTGGCATTTCCTGGGCTACCAGGTAGTCATCCTCCTGGCGGGGCTCCAGAGCATCCCCAAGGAGTACTACGAGGCCGCGGAGCTGGACGGGGCGAGTTTTTGGCAGAAGCAGCGCTACATCACCTGGCCCCTCCTTTCCCCCACCCTGTTCTTCCTCTTCACCCTGGGGCTCATCGGGGCCTTCCAGGTCTTCACCCAGGTCTACGTCCTCACCCCCACGGGGGGGGTCTTGCAGGACACCCTCACCGTGGCCTTCTACCTCTACAACAAGGGCTTCAGGGACGCGGACTTCTCCTACGCCAGCGCCATCGCCACCCTCACCTTCCTGATCATCCTGGCCCTCACCCTCCTCCAGCGGCGGGTCCTGGAAAGGCGGGTGCACTATGAGGCGTAG
- a CDS encoding carbohydrate ABC transporter permease produces the protein MRRSLGVLLVHAFLLFGGVLMAFPFYWMLATSFKSPQEALQAEPIWWPERMKPQNWFQAARLGDSPLWGGLGPGRSLELRFPAPEGGEPPRALVPRTPGAFVDPRAEGTKVEVVYGEGAWRIRLLNTTGEAFRVLPLVVLWPKDLPLSPPLPPDALRSQGAFWRLEWVNIAPGALGYVFHNYLEAWRAAPWGRYFFNSFFTALTQVAVGLFLAALAAFALARLPFPGKEGVFVLILATMMVPGEVLLIPNYVLLARLGWLDTYYALIVPWLASVFGVFLLRQFFLSLPQDLFDAARIDGAGPLTQLFRIALPLAVPGMISYGIFTFLGAYNALLWPLIVTQSPEMRTVQLGLQAFVQEAGSDYGALMAASTFVILPVILGYFLAQRQFTEGIARSGLK, from the coding sequence ATGAGGCGTAGCCTGGGGGTGCTCCTCGTCCACGCTTTCCTCCTTTTTGGGGGGGTCCTCATGGCCTTCCCCTTCTACTGGATGCTGGCCACCAGCTTCAAAAGCCCACAGGAGGCCCTCCAGGCCGAGCCCATCTGGTGGCCCGAGCGGATGAAGCCGCAAAACTGGTTCCAGGCCGCCCGCCTGGGGGATAGCCCCCTTTGGGGGGGCCTGGGCCCCGGGCGGAGCCTCGAGCTCCGCTTCCCGGCCCCGGAAGGGGGGGAGCCCCCCCGGGCCTTGGTGCCCAGGACCCCGGGGGCCTTCGTGGACCCCCGGGCGGAAGGGACCAAGGTGGAGGTGGTCTACGGGGAAGGGGCCTGGCGCATCCGGCTTCTCAACACCACGGGGGAGGCCTTTAGGGTGCTGCCCCTGGTGGTCCTCTGGCCCAAGGACCTGCCCCTAAGCCCCCCCTTGCCCCCGGATGCCCTCCGCTCCCAGGGGGCGTTTTGGCGGCTGGAGTGGGTGAACATCGCCCCGGGGGCCTTGGGGTACGTCTTCCACAACTACCTCGAGGCCTGGCGGGCCGCCCCTTGGGGCCGCTACTTCTTCAACAGCTTCTTCACCGCCCTCACCCAGGTGGCGGTGGGCCTCTTCCTGGCGGCCTTGGCGGCCTTCGCCCTGGCCCGCCTGCCCTTCCCGGGCAAGGAGGGGGTCTTCGTCCTCATCCTGGCCACCATGATGGTGCCGGGGGAGGTCCTCCTCATCCCTAACTACGTCCTCCTGGCCCGGCTGGGCTGGCTGGACACCTACTACGCCCTCATCGTCCCCTGGCTGGCCTCGGTCTTCGGGGTCTTCCTCCTGCGGCAGTTTTTCCTCTCCCTCCCCCAGGATCTCTTTGACGCGGCCCGCATTGACGGGGCGGGCCCCCTCACCCAGCTTTTCCGCATCGCCCTGCCCCTGGCCGTGCCGGGCATGATCTCCTACGGCATCTTCACCTTCCTGGGGGCCTACAACGCCCTCCTCTGGCCCCTCATCGTCACCCAGAGCCCGGAGATGCGCACCGTGCAGCTTGGGCTTCAGGCCTTCGTCCAGGAGGCGGGCTCGGACTACGGGGCCCTGATGGCCGCCAGCACCTTCGTCATCCTGCCGGTCATCCTGGGCTACTTCCTGGCCCAGCGCCAGTTCACCGAGGGCATCGCCCGCTCGGGGCTCAAGTGA
- a CDS encoding ABC transporter substrate-binding protein translates to MKGWLLLPAVLSLALAQGAKPEDVIKEQCAKAKVVAELWHGFTGGAPKAALENLVVEFNKAQQGRCVRPVPQGGYRDLSTKIKAAFAAGNVPAMAQAYENNIALYLEAKALLPIETLGVRLQGVNLTFLNGVRFGGLVYGVPFNKSIQVLYYNADLLRKHKAKPPATLEEFVALSRRLAQAEGGPVYWFQPDASTFAYFFFNLGGEYLKGGRLVLNSKEAVEALSLLQRGVKEGWAKAITSGYINQNLGSGPYAFSVDTSAGYTFYRQGAKFDLGVATLPGRKAGQPGFGLVQGTNLVVFRNSPKEAQAVAKDFLQFVISPRAQAVFSTATGYVPVTEAALKDPVYQSYVAENPDFATIVRQSRYAKLEPALAEWEQIRFDILGQAIKEAILNGVDPKAALDKAQKQAEDLLAGKTR, encoded by the coding sequence ATGAAAGGTTGGCTTCTCCTACCGGCGGTGCTCAGCCTGGCCCTGGCCCAAGGGGCCAAGCCCGAGGACGTGATCAAGGAACAGTGCGCCAAGGCCAAGGTGGTGGCCGAGCTCTGGCACGGCTTCACCGGCGGGGCCCCCAAGGCGGCCTTGGAGAACCTGGTGGTGGAGTTCAACAAGGCCCAGCAGGGCCGGTGCGTCCGCCCCGTGCCCCAGGGGGGGTACCGGGACCTCTCCACCAAGATCAAGGCCGCCTTCGCCGCGGGGAACGTGCCCGCCATGGCCCAGGCCTACGAGAACAACATCGCCCTGTACCTCGAGGCCAAAGCCCTTCTGCCCATTGAAACCCTGGGCGTGCGCCTCCAGGGGGTGAACCTCACCTTCCTGAACGGGGTGCGCTTCGGCGGCCTGGTCTACGGGGTGCCCTTCAACAAGAGCATCCAGGTCCTCTACTACAACGCCGACCTCCTCCGCAAGCACAAGGCCAAGCCCCCGGCCACCCTGGAGGAGTTCGTGGCCCTAAGCCGCCGCCTGGCCCAGGCGGAGGGGGGCCCCGTTTACTGGTTCCAGCCCGACGCCTCCACCTTCGCCTACTTCTTCTTCAACCTGGGCGGGGAGTACCTGAAGGGGGGCCGTCTGGTCCTGAACTCCAAGGAGGCGGTGGAGGCCCTAAGCCTCCTCCAGCGGGGGGTGAAGGAGGGCTGGGCCAAGGCCATCACCTCCGGCTACATCAACCAGAACCTGGGTTCCGGGCCCTACGCCTTCAGCGTGGACACCTCCGCGGGCTACACCTTCTACCGTCAGGGGGCTAAGTTTGACCTGGGCGTGGCCACCCTGCCCGGAAGGAAGGCGGGCCAGCCCGGCTTCGGCCTGGTGCAGGGGACCAACCTGGTGGTCTTCCGGAATAGCCCCAAGGAGGCCCAGGCGGTGGCCAAGGACTTCCTCCAGTTCGTCATCAGCCCCCGGGCCCAGGCGGTGTTCTCCACGGCCACGGGGTACGTGCCCGTCACCGAGGCCGCCCTTAAGGACCCGGTGTACCAGAGCTACGTGGCGGAGAACCCCGATTTCGCCACCATCGTGCGCCAGTCCCGCTACGCCAAGCTGGAGCCCGCTTTGGCGGAGTGGGAGCAGATCCGCTTTGACATCCTGGGCCAGGCCATCAAGGAGGCCATCTTGAACGGGGTGGACCCCAAGGCCGCCCTGGACAAGGCCCAGAAGCAGGCGGAAGACCTCCTCGCCGGCAAGACCCGCTAA
- a CDS encoding aldehyde ferredoxin oxidoreductase family protein has product MPKGYHDRVAFADLSTGRIWYESYGEAFWRRYLGGRALAAYLLLKHVPPGADPLGPENALVFAPGVLTGAPISGSGRNTVAAKSPLTGGYGDAEGGGFFGAELKNAGLDALVVLGRAEGPVYLHVEDGEVRLHPAPHLWGKDPLEVEALIKEVHGPTTRVAQIGLGGENRVLTANVIHDLAHFAGRGGLGAVMGAKGLKAVSARAKPATRPAYHDPALLKTLARRMVEERMERAAGLVTMGTVGTVKPFNLRGVLPSHNFLDGHLEGAEALDGTSLDALGIRIGRDTCYACAIRCKQVVRIEGTGRYDVRPEYGGPEYEGLGALGSTCGVTDPYAVTKANTLCNQYGLDVIGVGVAIASAMEAVEKGYLDDEGLGLRFGNGEALIAAIEKLARREGRLGELLAQGAKRLAEAIGHPELAMHVKGQEVPMHDPRYKRALGVGYAVSPTGADHNHNLHDTAYAKEGRALKELRFYGEDFAPLPVEDLSEAKVRMLWTKTRERGFVNSLVLCDFVPWTPEEWQEAVYAATGWRLSPEEMLQVGERTLQLTRLFNLREGLGPEEDRLPERFFQPFRKGNPEARLEREAFQEALKAYRRLAGWEEGVDRGRLSALGLEEFQDALAH; this is encoded by the coding sequence ATGCCCAAGGGCTACCACGACCGCGTGGCCTTCGCGGACCTCTCCACGGGCCGCATCTGGTACGAGAGCTACGGCGAGGCCTTCTGGCGCCGGTACCTGGGGGGGCGGGCCCTAGCCGCCTACCTCCTCCTCAAGCACGTGCCCCCGGGGGCGGACCCCCTGGGCCCGGAAAACGCCCTGGTCTTCGCCCCCGGGGTCCTCACCGGCGCCCCCATCTCCGGCTCCGGCCGGAACACCGTGGCCGCCAAGAGCCCCCTCACCGGAGGGTACGGGGACGCGGAGGGGGGCGGCTTCTTCGGGGCGGAGCTGAAAAACGCCGGCCTGGACGCCCTGGTGGTCCTGGGGCGGGCGGAAGGCCCCGTCTACCTGCACGTGGAGGACGGGGAGGTGCGCCTCCACCCCGCCCCCCACCTCTGGGGCAAGGACCCCTTGGAGGTGGAGGCCCTCATCAAGGAGGTCCACGGGCCCACCACCCGGGTGGCCCAGATCGGCCTTGGGGGGGAGAACCGGGTCCTCACCGCCAACGTCATCCACGACCTGGCCCACTTCGCCGGCCGGGGGGGCTTGGGGGCGGTCATGGGGGCCAAGGGGCTGAAGGCGGTCTCCGCCCGGGCCAAGCCCGCCACCCGGCCCGCCTACCACGACCCCGCCCTCCTCAAAACCTTGGCCCGGCGCATGGTAGAGGAGCGCATGGAGCGGGCCGCGGGCCTGGTCACCATGGGCACCGTGGGCACGGTGAAGCCCTTTAACCTCCGGGGGGTCCTTCCCAGCCACAACTTCCTGGACGGCCACCTCGAGGGAGCCGAGGCCCTGGACGGCACCAGCCTGGACGCCCTGGGCATCCGCATCGGCCGGGACACCTGCTACGCCTGCGCCATCCGCTGCAAGCAGGTGGTGCGCATCGAGGGCACGGGCCGCTACGACGTGCGCCCCGAGTACGGGGGGCCGGAGTACGAGGGCCTGGGGGCCTTGGGCTCCACCTGCGGGGTCACCGACCCCTACGCGGTGACCAAGGCCAACACCCTCTGCAACCAGTACGGCCTGGACGTGATCGGGGTGGGGGTGGCCATCGCCTCGGCCATGGAGGCGGTGGAGAAGGGCTATCTGGACGACGAGGGCCTGGGCCTCCGCTTCGGGAACGGGGAGGCCCTCATCGCGGCCATAGAGAAGCTCGCCCGGCGGGAAGGGCGCTTGGGGGAGCTCCTCGCCCAGGGGGCCAAGCGGCTCGCGGAGGCCATAGGCCACCCGGAGCTCGCCATGCACGTGAAGGGCCAGGAGGTGCCCATGCACGACCCCCGGTACAAGCGGGCCCTGGGGGTGGGGTACGCGGTGAGCCCCACGGGGGCCGACCACAACCACAACCTCCACGACACCGCCTACGCCAAGGAGGGCCGGGCCCTGAAGGAGCTCCGCTTCTACGGGGAAGACTTCGCCCCCCTCCCCGTGGAGGACCTTTCCGAGGCCAAGGTGCGCATGCTCTGGACCAAGACCCGGGAGCGGGGGTTCGTGAACAGCCTGGTCCTCTGCGACTTCGTCCCCTGGACCCCGGAGGAGTGGCAGGAGGCGGTCTACGCCGCCACGGGCTGGCGCCTTTCCCCGGAGGAGATGCTCCAGGTAGGGGAGAGGACCCTCCAGCTCACCCGGCTCTTCAACCTGCGCGAAGGCTTGGGTCCGGAGGAGGACCGCCTGCCGGAGCGCTTCTTCCAGCCCTTCCGGAAAGGAAACCCCGAGGCCCGGCTGGAGCGGGAGGCCTTCCAGGAGGCCCTTAAGGCCTACCGGCGCCTGGCGGGCTGGGAGGAGGGGGTGGATAGGGGAAGGCTTTCTGCCCTCGGCCTAGAGGAGTTCCAGGACGCCCTGGCGCACTAG
- a CDS encoding DUF58 domain-containing protein, with amino-acid sequence MTRYRIATRPHLPYPGERLARKKGTGGEFYELRPYAEGDEVRRVHWRAYAKTGRLYTRVETAPERARFRFFLDESESMRLHGKLPYAQKVAQLLLKIARQEDARARLERGPLTALRPGRGVLVLLTDGLDPLPWARFLPRRVVLVQVLSPLELNPPFREALLQDVETGEALSVGLGEVEAYKEALAAHLKALRLLALRRGRYALLRVGEAPLPALVRQGVLELL; translated from the coding sequence ATGACCCGCTACCGCATCGCCACCCGCCCCCACCTCCCCTACCCCGGGGAGCGCCTGGCCCGGAAGAAGGGCACAGGGGGAGAGTTCTACGAGCTCCGCCCCTACGCGGAAGGGGACGAGGTGCGCCGGGTCCACTGGCGGGCCTACGCCAAGACCGGCCGGCTCTACACCCGGGTGGAAACCGCCCCCGAGCGGGCCCGCTTCCGCTTTTTTCTGGACGAAAGCGAGAGCATGCGCCTCCACGGGAAACTCCCCTACGCGCAAAAGGTGGCCCAGCTCCTCCTGAAGATCGCCCGCCAGGAGGACGCGAGGGCCCGCCTGGAACGGGGCCCCCTCACCGCCCTAAGGCCCGGCCGGGGCGTCTTGGTCCTCCTCACGGACGGCCTGGACCCCCTGCCCTGGGCCCGCTTCCTCCCCCGGCGGGTGGTCCTGGTGCAGGTGCTCTCCCCCCTGGAGCTTAACCCCCCCTTCCGGGAAGCCCTTCTCCAGGACGTGGAGACGGGGGAGGCCCTAAGCGTGGGGCTAGGGGAGGTGGAGGCCTACAAGGAAGCCCTAGCCGCGCACCTCAAGGCCCTGCGGCTCCTCGCCCTAAGGCGGGGGCGGTACGCCCTCCTAAGGGTGGGGGAAGCCCCCCTCCCTGCCCTAGTGCGCCAGGGCGTCCTGGAACTCCTCTAG